One window from the genome of Helicobacter pylori encodes:
- a CDS encoding carbon-nitrogen hydrolase family protein: MRVFALQLEFFKENLMQSLFNSIPKQSVVVLPEYVINPFFHHNMGLDVNEINAQSARAMEFLSQKCEESDLIISAPVLLEEYSKIYKKIALISKENIQYYTQQRLIPYPHWDEESFFDNEKSAFKELLVFERDGLRIAPLFGFEAHFDEIWVQAKNQGVDVVLLSSVATFESNERWRLLCQMRAFCASCVVVRANRIGAYRQILVEENQKNEFLWKFYGDSFVALPNGTIEDSLEGKMGALNAQIDKNDIDEWAKLWHFRTIKEG, from the coding sequence ATGCGAGTGTTTGCCTTACAGCTAGAGTTTTTTAAAGAGAATCTCATGCAATCTTTATTCAACTCCATACCCAAGCAAAGCGTGGTGGTGTTGCCTGAATATGTGATCAACCCCTTTTTCCACCATAACATGGGATTGGATGTGAATGAGATTAACGCGCAGTCTGCGCGAGCGATGGAGTTTTTGTCTCAAAAATGCGAAGAATCAGACTTGATCATTTCAGCCCCGGTGCTTTTAGAAGAATATTCTAAAATCTATAAAAAAATCGCCCTCATTTCTAAAGAAAATATCCAGTATTACACCCAACAACGCCTAATCCCCTATCCTCACTGGGATGAAGAGAGCTTTTTTGACAATGAGAAAAGCGCTTTTAAAGAATTGCTCGTGTTTGAAAGAGACGGCTTAAGAATCGCTCCTTTGTTTGGCTTTGAAGCGCATTTTGATGAAATATGGGTTCAAGCTAAAAATCAGGGCGTGGATGTGGTGCTTTTAAGCAGCGTGGCCACTTTTGAATCCAATGAAAGGTGGCGGCTTTTGTGCCAGATGCGCGCTTTTTGCGCTTCTTGCGTGGTGGTTAGGGCTAATAGGATCGGAGCGTATCGCCAAATCCTTGTAGAAGAAAATCAAAAAAACGAATTTTTGTGGAAATTTTATGGGGATAGTTTTGTGGCCTTGCCTAATGGCACTATTGAAGATTCTTTAGAGGGTAAAATGGGGGCTTTGAACGCTCAAATAGATAAAAACGATATAGACGAATGGGCTAAATTGTGGCATTTTAGAACGATTAAAGAGGGTTGA
- the serS gene encoding serine--tRNA ligase, translated as MIDRKLLLQDFDKVALSLKKRNNAMDDELERLREVITYYKKRLIELEGLQAFQNKVSKEFGIKMAQKVDTSDLKKELENNKIKLNELSKSVGELEQQIDLKLSIIPNLVDEKTPLGANEEDNIEIKKILTPRVFTFKPKEHFELAQKNGWIDFESGVKLAKSRFSVIRGFGAKIYRALIHLMLDFNEKNGFEIIYTPALVNEKMLFGTGQLPKFKEDVFKIENENLYLIPTAEVTLTNLYNDTIVSVEKLPIKMTAHTPCFRSEAGSAGKDTRGMIRQHQFDKVELVAITHPKESDAMQEHMLESASEILKALELPHRFVQLCSADLGFSASNTIDIEVWLPGQNCYREISSVSNTRDFQARRAKIRFKENQKNQLAHTLNGSSLAVGRTMVALMENHQQADGSIHIPKALEKYL; from the coding sequence ATGATTGATAGAAAACTTTTGTTGCAAGATTTTGATAAGGTGGCTCTTTCTTTAAAAAAGCGTAATAATGCGATGGATGATGAATTGGAGCGTTTGCGCGAAGTCATCACGTATTATAAAAAGCGACTCATTGAATTAGAAGGCTTGCAAGCCTTTCAAAACAAGGTTTCTAAAGAATTTGGTATCAAGATGGCTCAAAAAGTGGATACAAGCGATCTCAAAAAAGAGCTAGAAAACAATAAAATCAAATTGAATGAGCTTTCCAAAAGCGTGGGCGAATTGGAGCAACAAATTGATTTGAAGCTTTCCATAATCCCTAATCTAGTGGATGAAAAAACCCCTTTAGGTGCGAATGAAGAAGACAATATAGAAATTAAAAAAATCTTAACCCCAAGGGTTTTTACTTTTAAACCCAAAGAGCATTTTGAACTCGCTCAAAAAAACGGCTGGATTGATTTTGAAAGCGGCGTGAAACTCGCCAAAAGCCGTTTTTCTGTCATTAGGGGTTTTGGGGCTAAAATTTATCGCGCGCTCATTCATTTAATGTTGGATTTTAATGAAAAAAATGGCTTTGAAATCATCTACACGCCGGCGTTGGTGAATGAAAAAATGCTTTTTGGGACCGGGCAATTGCCCAAATTCAAAGAAGATGTTTTCAAAATAGAAAATGAAAATTTGTATCTGATCCCCACCGCTGAAGTAACGCTCACTAATCTATACAACGACACGATTGTTAGCGTTGAAAAACTCCCTATTAAAATGACCGCGCACACGCCTTGTTTTAGGAGCGAAGCAGGGAGTGCGGGCAAGGACACAAGAGGGATGATAAGACAGCACCAGTTTGATAAAGTGGAGCTAGTGGCTATCACGCACCCTAAAGAAAGCGATGCCATGCAAGAGCATATGCTAGAGAGCGCGAGCGAAATTTTAAAGGCTTTGGAATTACCGCACCGGTTTGTGCAATTGTGTAGCGCGGATTTAGGCTTTAGCGCAAGCAACACGATAGACATTGAAGTGTGGTTGCCTGGGCAAAATTGCTACCGAGAAATCAGCTCCGTGTCTAACACGAGGGATTTTCAAGCCAGGCGCGCCAAAATCCGCTTCAAAGAAAATCAAAAAAACCAGTTAGCGCACACCTTAAACGGCTCTTCTTTAGCGGTAGGCAGGACGATGGTCGCTTTAATGGAAAACCACCAGCAAGCGGATGGGAGCATCCATATTCCTAAGGCGTTAGAAAAATACCTTTAA
- a CDS encoding tetratricopeptide repeat protein, protein MLNEEQNSLEEKGGENKNEKETPLKGIHSKIPSLKQALEQTINKIKSSKEFFKQILHNKKKLYIALGILLSLIALIVILSLLLGHKKENKQTSLQTNTATTNNETPNDTNNANNTQAEGQIENLDLPDLIGKDSLKRNDENQVDAMMQKASLLYEQGQKDEALHLFDKAASFSQGIASHNLGVIKFKEKDFNGALDLFDSSIASKENASVSAIDALVSAYHLQDEDLYYHYLKIVRDTLYKDYKKSFYSYAYALKSYYAGEYFEALSPLMHPNSNAFLKPNARLASKLFLMFKDEANAYKQLQKSANAQDELALGLLQARLGHYKQALEHLQHYLHNYPKDLNALMALELVSLKKGDTLKASEALKLASHTKEDSALANSFYPIKPTINPVFLDKERAKERFWNTQYFEGKRDFIYRLLFYYAPFKVLDSKETLGVIEEGLFLLDSDAQKDLEGASLAFKRGRLMAIADKNALKGLKALENKRLKKALSFFDLSLKNSPNNALLHYNTGLIYAQLENYHKAYFHFLRAFHLNSADYLSAVFAILASHFTHEDTTEFLREITENFYSQDFSSPTQKALLSSLIAYLNYRTNWDMDWLKNAPKKLPFYYALEAVFAKESKDKKLMAQSFGNLKKMLPKDLISNIFYEIVSYYDASIRHTLSIYTLLDSHKISWDQTMQGPILGRHFYTYMGFMVNDLDHQEKLLEQKIASLEEGEAPNDWLENLALVSLFQGQYEKASALYQNLISDLKDNEMRLKILAGLTYIAQNNYNNAALWLELGKLDDPNNENIRYALGLLYQRKGDLKSALNHFLAIKTSDFSSPYFDFEIDANLLKERLNQEEKGEFLE, encoded by the coding sequence GTGCTGAATGAAGAGCAAAATTCATTAGAAGAGAAAGGGGGCGAAAACAAAAACGAAAAAGAAACCCCCTTAAAGGGCATTCATTCTAAAATCCCCTCTTTGAAGCAGGCTTTGGAGCAGACGATTAATAAAATCAAAAGCTCTAAAGAGTTTTTTAAACAGATTTTACACAATAAAAAAAAGCTTTATATCGCGCTTGGAATATTGCTTTCACTCATCGCGCTCATTGTAATTTTGAGCTTGTTATTAGGGCATAAAAAAGAAAATAAACAAACTTCTTTACAAACTAATACCGCCACCACTAATAACGAAACGCCTAACGACACCAACAACGCTAACAACACACAAGCCGAGGGGCAAATAGAGAATTTAGACTTACCCGATTTAATCGGCAAGGACTCCCTCAAACGAAACGATGAAAATCAAGTGGATGCGATGATGCAAAAAGCGAGCCTTTTGTATGAGCAAGGGCAAAAAGATGAAGCCTTACACCTGTTTGACAAAGCCGCTTCTTTTTCGCAAGGGATTGCGAGCCATAATTTAGGGGTGATTAAGTTTAAGGAAAAGGATTTTAACGGGGCGTTGGATTTGTTTGATTCTAGCATCGCTTCTAAAGAAAACGCGAGCGTGAGCGCGATTGATGCGTTAGTGAGCGCTTATCATTTGCAAGATGAGGATTTGTATTATCATTATCTAAAAATTGTGAGAGACACTTTGTATAAAGACTATAAAAAGTCTTTTTACTCCTACGCTTATGCGCTCAAATCCTATTACGCTGGAGAGTATTTTGAAGCCCTTTCGCCCTTAATGCACCCTAATTCCAACGCTTTTTTAAAGCCTAACGCGCGCTTAGCGTCTAAATTGTTTTTGATGTTTAAAGATGAAGCTAACGCTTATAAGCAATTACAAAAAAGCGCAAACGCCCAAGATGAGCTCGCTTTAGGGCTTTTGCAGGCGCGTTTGGGCCATTACAAGCAGGCTTTGGAGCATTTGCAGCATTATTTGCACAACTACCCTAAAGATTTAAACGCTTTAATGGCTTTGGAATTGGTGAGTTTGAAAAAAGGCGACACCCTTAAAGCGAGCGAAGCCTTAAAATTAGCCAGCCACACCAAAGAAGATAGCGCGCTAGCCAACTCTTTTTACCCCATCAAGCCCACGATAAACCCTGTTTTTTTAGACAAAGAAAGAGCCAAAGAGCGTTTTTGGAACACGCAATATTTTGAAGGTAAAAGGGATTTTATCTACCGCTTGCTCTTTTATTACGCCCCTTTTAAGGTTTTAGACTCTAAAGAAACCTTAGGCGTGATTGAAGAGGGGCTGTTTCTTTTAGACTCTGATGCACAAAAGGATTTAGAGGGGGCAAGCCTTGCTTTTAAAAGGGGGCGTTTGATGGCGATAGCGGATAAAAACGCGCTCAAAGGGTTGAAAGCGTTAGAAAACAAGCGCTTAAAAAAAGCCCTTTCTTTTTTTGATTTGTCTTTAAAAAATAGCCCCAATAACGCGCTCCTCCATTATAATACGGGCTTGATTTATGCGCAATTGGAAAATTACCATAAAGCCTATTTCCATTTTTTAAGGGCTTTCCATTTGAACTCTGCGGATTATTTGAGCGCGGTTTTTGCAATTTTAGCCTCGCATTTCACCCACGAAGACACCACGGAGTTTTTAAGAGAAATCACAGAGAATTTTTATAGTCAGGATTTTTCTAGCCCCACGCAAAAAGCTTTACTCTCTTCGCTCATCGCTTATTTGAATTACCGCACCAATTGGGATATGGATTGGCTTAAAAATGCCCCTAAAAAGCTCCCTTTTTATTACGCGCTAGAAGCGGTGTTCGCTAAAGAGAGCAAGGATAAAAAATTGATGGCGCAATCTTTTGGGAATTTGAAAAAAATGCTCCCTAAAGACCTCATCTCTAATATCTTTTATGAAATCGTTTCGTATTATGATGCGAGCATCCGGCACACTTTAAGCATTTACACCCTTTTAGATTCGCATAAAATCAGTTGGGATCAAACCATGCAAGGGCCTATTTTGGGGCGTCATTTCTACACTTACATGGGATTTATGGTCAATGATTTAGATCATCAAGAAAAATTATTGGAGCAAAAAATCGCCAGTTTAGAAGAGGGCGAAGCCCCTAACGATTGGTTAGAAAATTTAGCACTAGTGAGTTTGTTTCAAGGCCAGTATGAAAAAGCAAGCGCGTTGTATCAAAACTTAATTAGCGATCTTAAGGATAATGAGATGCGTTTAAAAATCCTAGCGGGTTTGACCTATATCGCGCAGAATAATTACAATAACGCCGCTTTATGGCTAGAGCTTGGGAAATTAGACGATCCGAATAATGAAAATATCCGTTACGCTTTAGGGTTGTTGTATCAAAGAAAAGGGGACTTGAAATCAGCGCTAAACCATTTTTTAGCCATTAAAACCTCTGATTTTTCGTCGCCTTATTTTGATTTTGAAATTGATGCCAACCTTTTAAAAGAGCGTTTGAACCAAGAAGAAAAGGGCGAGTTTTTAGAATAA
- the uvrD gene encoding DNA helicase UvrD, whose translation MGFEKSILDNLNGAQKIAASHIQGPLLILAGAGSGKTKTLTSRLAYLIGACGVPSENTLTLTFTNKASKEMQERALKLLKNQTLIPPLLCTFHRFGLLFLRQHMGLLKRACDFSVLDSDEVKTLCKQLKISSFRASISQIKNGMMDLSMQDSECHKAYELYQNALKKDNLVDFDDLLCLSLKILQDNEKLAKETSERYHYIMVDEYQDTNALQLEFLKKLSFTHHNLCVVGDDDQSIYGFRGADISNILNFSKHFKGAKIVKLETNYRSSAEILACANALISHNQHRHIKTLQSFKGSHKSVVCKEYPTQKEESLDVAYQIKALLKKGENLENIAILYRLNGLSRSIEESLNALNIPYRLIGALSFYERAEVKDALAFMHVVAKKDDRFFIKRVLNKPPRGLGKITQEWIFSLLDEEGLNLEEALKLGAFKDKLNPKNEYALKKFTAMIGRLREAFEISVEEFCERFLEETNLLKSYEKEDNYEEREGFVKELLALVKEHFKTNPTHSLLDFLNESVLDTHNTENAQKVSCMSVHMSKGLEFKHVFVIGLEEGFFPHRGFNQESDLEEERRLAYVAITRAKEGLQLSYVQERSYFGRKISCSPSVFLEEAQLLKSDQTPKQNHQKNAPIKVGDLIKHKIFGTGRVLGVEKGLSGLCLKINCGGNVYDKISEKFVEKVDNGF comes from the coding sequence ATGGGTTTTGAAAAAAGCATTTTAGACAATTTGAACGGAGCGCAAAAAATCGCCGCAAGCCACATTCAAGGGCCTTTGTTGATTTTAGCAGGAGCTGGGAGCGGTAAGACTAAGACTTTAACGAGCCGTTTGGCGTATTTGATTGGCGCTTGTGGCGTGCCTAGCGAGAACACTTTAACGCTCACTTTCACCAATAAAGCGAGCAAAGAAATGCAAGAAAGGGCTTTGAAATTGTTGAAAAACCAAACCCTTATCCCCCCCTTGCTTTGCACTTTCCATCGTTTTGGTTTGCTGTTTTTAAGGCAACACATGGGCCTTTTAAAAAGAGCGTGCGATTTTTCGGTGCTAGATAGCGATGAAGTCAAAACGCTGTGCAAACAGCTCAAAATTTCAAGCTTTAGAGCCAGTATTTCTCAAATTAAAAACGGCATGATGGATTTGAGCATGCAAGATAGCGAATGTCATAAAGCCTATGAGCTTTATCAAAACGCGCTCAAAAAAGACAATTTAGTGGATTTTGACGATTTGCTTTGTTTAAGCCTTAAGATTTTACAAGATAATGAAAAACTCGCCAAAGAGACTAGCGAACGCTACCATTACATTATGGTAGATGAGTATCAAGACACGAACGCCCTGCAATTGGAATTTTTAAAAAAATTGAGTTTCACGCATCATAATTTGTGCGTGGTGGGCGATGACGATCAGAGCATTTATGGTTTTAGGGGGGCTGATATTTCTAACATTTTAAATTTTTCCAAGCATTTTAAAGGGGCTAAAATAGTGAAATTAGAGACCAACTACCGCTCTAGCGCTGAAATCTTAGCGTGCGCTAACGCCCTTATTAGCCATAACCAGCACCGCCACATTAAAACGCTTCAAAGTTTCAAAGGCTCGCATAAAAGCGTGGTTTGTAAAGAATACCCCACGCAAAAAGAAGAGAGCCTGGATGTGGCTTATCAGATCAAAGCCCTTTTAAAGAAAGGCGAAAATTTAGAAAATATCGCTATTTTGTACCGCTTAAACGGGCTTAGCCGCAGCATTGAAGAGAGCTTGAACGCTTTGAATATCCCTTATAGGCTCATTGGGGCACTGAGTTTCTATGAAAGAGCCGAGGTTAAAGACGCTTTGGCGTTCATGCATGTAGTGGCGAAAAAAGACGATCGCTTTTTTATTAAGCGCGTTTTAAACAAGCCCCCAAGAGGCCTTGGCAAGATCACTCAAGAATGGATTTTTTCTCTTTTAGATGAAGAGGGTTTGAATTTAGAAGAAGCGCTAAAACTCGGGGCGTTTAAAGACAAACTCAACCCTAAAAACGAATACGCTTTAAAGAAATTCACCGCTATGATAGGGCGTTTGAGGGAGGCTTTTGAAATTTCAGTAGAGGAGTTTTGCGAGCGGTTTTTAGAAGAGACTAACCTTTTAAAAAGCTATGAAAAAGAAGACAATTACGAAGAAAGAGAGGGCTTTGTTAAAGAGCTTTTAGCTTTAGTGAAAGAGCATTTTAAAACTAACCCCACGCATTCTTTACTGGATTTTTTGAATGAAAGCGTTCTAGATACCCATAATACAGAAAACGCGCAAAAAGTGAGTTGCATGAGCGTGCATATGAGTAAGGGATTAGAGTTTAAACATGTGTTTGTGATCGGGCTAGAAGAAGGGTTTTTCCCGCATAGGGGGTTCAATCAAGAAAGCGATTTAGAAGAAGAAAGGCGCTTGGCTTACGTAGCGATCACTAGGGCTAAAGAAGGATTGCAACTCTCTTATGTTCAAGAGCGTTCGTATTTTGGGAGGAAAATTTCTTGCTCGCCCTCTGTGTTTTTAGAAGAAGCCCAGTTGCTTAAAAGCGATCAAACCCCTAAACAAAACCACCAAAAAAACGCGCCCATTAAAGTGGGGGATTTGATCAAACATAAGATTTTTGGCACCGGTAGGGTTTTGGGCGTAGAAAAAGGCTTGAGCGGTTTGTGCTTGAAAATCAATTGCGGAGGGAATGTCTATGATAAAATCTCAGAAAAATTTGTAGAAAAAGTGGATAACGGGTTTTGA
- the flgA gene encoding flagellar basal body P-ring formation chaperone FlgA produces MKILILFFICLNALFALDSNALKIGIKETYLKEYQDLKLEIETINLEIPERFSHASILSYELNASNKLKKDGVVFLRLENEPNLRLPVRYSVIGSMQAFKSIEAIKKDENITANNTKKERVLFGALSNPLLEGAIDKVSAKHFIPPDTLLSMDKTQALIIVRKNDIITGVYEEGQISIEISLKALENGALNQIIQAKNLESNKILKAKVLSSSKVQIL; encoded by the coding sequence TTGAAAATTTTAATCCTTTTTTTTATCTGTTTAAACGCGCTCTTCGCCCTGGATTCAAACGCGCTTAAAATAGGGATTAAAGAAACTTACCTCAAAGAATACCAAGACTTAAAATTAGAAATTGAAACCATTAATTTAGAAATCCCAGAGCGTTTTTCTCACGCTTCCATTTTAAGCTATGAATTGAACGCTTCTAATAAGCTTAAAAAAGATGGGGTCGTGTTTTTAAGGTTAGAAAATGAGCCTAATTTACGCCTACCGGTGCGTTATAGCGTGATAGGCAGCATGCAGGCTTTTAAAAGCATAGAGGCGATTAAAAAAGACGAGAACATCACCGCTAACAACACCAAAAAAGAGCGCGTTTTGTTTGGCGCGCTTTCTAACCCCTTATTAGAGGGCGCGATTGATAAAGTGAGCGCGAAACATTTTATCCCCCCTGACACGCTTTTAAGCATGGATAAAACCCAAGCTTTAATCATCGTGCGTAAAAACGACATCATCACCGGGGTGTATGAAGAGGGGCAAATCAGCATAGAAATAAGCCTAAAAGCCCTAGAAAATGGCGCGCTTAATCAAATCATTCAAGCGAAAAATTTAGAAAGCAATAAAATACTCAAAGCAAAAGTGTTGAGCAGCTCTAAAGTGCAAATCTTATAA
- a CDS encoding UbiX family flavin prenyltransferase — MKLVLGISGASGIPLALRFLEKLPKEIEVFVVASKNAHVVALEESNINLKNAMKDLRPGATFFNEQDIHASIASGSYGIHKMAIIPASMDMVAKIAHGFGGDLISRSASVMLKEKRPLLIAPREMPLSAIMLENLLKLAHSNAIIAPPMMTYYTQSKTLEAMQDFLVGKWFDSLGIENDLYPRWGMN; from the coding sequence ATGAAATTGGTTTTAGGCATCAGCGGGGCGAGCGGGATACCCCTAGCCTTGCGGTTTTTAGAAAAATTACCCAAAGAAATTGAAGTTTTTGTCGTGGCGTCTAAAAACGCGCATGTCGTGGCGTTAGAAGAATCTAACATCAACCTTAAAAACGCCATGAAAGATTTACGGCCTGGTGCGACTTTTTTCAACGAGCAAGACATCCATGCGAGCATCGCATCAGGGAGTTATGGTATCCATAAAATGGCGATCATTCCAGCGAGCATGGACATGGTGGCTAAAATCGCGCATGGCTTTGGGGGGGATTTGATTTCTAGGAGCGCGTCTGTGATGCTTAAAGAAAAGCGCCCCTTACTCATTGCCCCTAGAGAAATGCCTTTAAGCGCTATCATGTTGGAAAATTTGCTCAAACTCGCCCATTCTAACGCAATCATTGCGCCGCCGATGATGACTTACTACACCCAGAGCAAGACTTTAGAAGCGATGCAAGATTTTTTAGTGGGGAAGTGGTTTGACAGCTTAGGGATAGAAAATGACTTATACCCGCGATGGGGAATGAACTGA
- the coaD gene encoding pantetheine-phosphate adenylyltransferase translates to MQKIGIYPGTFDPVTNGHIDIIHRSSELFEKLIVAVAHSSAKNPMFSLDERLKMMQLATKSFKNVECVAFEGLLANLAKEYHCKVLVRGLRVVSDFEYELQMGYANKSLNHELETLYFMPTLQNAFISSSIVRSIITHKGDASHLVPKEIYPLISKA, encoded by the coding sequence ATGCAAAAAATCGGCATTTACCCGGGCACTTTTGATCCGGTCACTAACGGGCATATAGACATTATCCATCGCTCTAGCGAATTGTTTGAAAAGCTCATTGTGGCTGTGGCGCACTCAAGCGCTAAAAACCCCATGTTTAGTTTAGATGAGCGTTTAAAAATGATGCAACTGGCCACTAAAAGTTTTAAAAATGTAGAGTGCGTGGCGTTTGAAGGGCTATTAGCTAATTTGGCTAAAGAGTATCATTGTAAGGTGCTAGTTAGGGGCTTAAGGGTGGTGAGCGATTTTGAATACGAATTGCAAATGGGTTATGCGAACAAATCCTTAAACCACGAATTAGAAACCTTGTATTTCATGCCCACTTTACAAAACGCTTTCATAAGCTCTTCTATCGTGCGATCCATTATCACGCATAAGGGCGATGCGAGCCATTTAGTGCCTAAAGAAATTTATCCTTTGATTTCAAAGGCTTAA
- the tmk gene encoding dTMP kinase, translated as MYVVLEGVDGVGKSTQVGLLKTRFKNALFTKEPGGTRMGESLRRIALNENISELARAFLFLSDRAEHTESVIKPALKEKKLIISDRSLISGMAYSQFSSLELNLLATQSVLPEKIILLVIDEEGLKQRLSLKSLDKIENQGIEKLLHIQQKIKTHAYALREKFGCEVLELDAKESVKNLHEKIAAFIECVV; from the coding sequence ATGTATGTGGTATTAGAAGGCGTTGATGGCGTGGGCAAAAGCACTCAAGTAGGATTATTAAAAACCAGGTTTAAAAACGCCCTTTTTACCAAAGAGCCAGGGGGGACGAGAATGGGCGAAAGTTTAAGGCGTATCGCTTTAAATGAAAATATCAGCGAATTGGCTAGAGCGTTTTTATTCTTAAGCGATAGGGCTGAGCATACAGAAAGCGTGATCAAACCGGCACTAAAAGAAAAAAAGCTCATCATTAGCGACAGGAGCTTGATCTCTGGCATGGCTTATAGCCAATTTTCAAGCTTGGAATTAAACCTGCTTGCCACTCAAAGCGTCTTGCCTGAAAAAATCATTCTTTTAGTGATAGATGAAGAGGGCTTAAAACAGCGCTTAAGCCTTAAAAGTTTAGACAAAATAGAAAACCAAGGCATAGAAAAATTACTTCATATCCAGCAAAAGATCAAAACCCACGCTTATGCGCTAAGAGAAAAATTCGGGTGCGAAGTTTTGGAATTAGACGCTAAAGAAAGCGTTAAAAACTTGCACGAGAAAATCGCCGCCTTTATTGAATGCGTTGTTTAA
- a CDS encoding ComF family protein: MRCLTCLKLSFKPLCPNCLNDLPLSLRVRVLEGVSVYSFYAYSEVEELIKSKYALIGSRILPLLSQKAGAEFVKILQEKGLNIPLYGIAIDDKIKSFYSHSAALLKGFCQGNLKPTYGTLRATNTISYAGKSLEFRANNPRDFTFKGDENLDYFLLDDIITTGTTLKEALKHLKTLNIKAHFAIALCSADE, encoded by the coding sequence ATGCGTTGTTTAACTTGTTTGAAGCTTTCTTTCAAGCCTCTTTGCCCAAATTGCCTAAACGATCTGCCCTTAAGCTTAAGAGTAAGGGTTTTAGAGGGCGTGAGCGTGTATAGTTTTTACGCTTATAGCGAAGTAGAAGAACTCATTAAAAGCAAATACGCGCTGATTGGATCTCGCATTTTGCCCTTGCTTTCTCAAAAAGCCGGCGCGGAATTTGTGAAAATCCTGCAAGAAAAAGGCTTGAATATCCCCCTTTATGGCATCGCCATTGATGATAAAATCAAATCCTTTTACTCGCATTCCGCTGCGCTTTTAAAAGGCTTTTGTCAAGGGAATTTAAAGCCCACTTACGGGACTTTAAGAGCCACAAATACTATTTCGTATGCCGGGAAAAGCCTGGAATTTCGTGCCAATAACCCACGGGATTTCACTTTCAAAGGCGATGAAAATTTAGATTATTTTTTATTAGATGACATTATCACCACCGGCACCACTTTAAAAGAAGCCCTAAAACACCTTAAAACCCTAAACATCAAAGCACACTTTGCGATCGCGCTTTGCAGCGCGGACGAATGA